The segment CACCGATGTAGACCAGACGCCGCCGCATAGTCAGCTCTACTACGTCGGCCCGAGCGCCGTCCCCGCTCTGTCCCAGGCAGCGCAGTTTGCAGCAACCAAACGCCGTGGAAAGGTCGCCACGAACTGGCCCGGCTACGAAACGCTCGAACTCAAGGGGCATGCGCTGACGCTGACCTGGCAGATCGACGAGCACAACACGCTGAAATCGATCAGCGCCTACCGCGACCTGAAGAACGATGACTCGGTCGATCTCGACGGCACGCGGTTGACGATCGCAACGGCGAACCGCTACTCCGACTACGACCAGAAATCGCAGGAGCTGCAACTGGTCGGTGATGTAGCAAACCTGAACTACGTGGTCGGCCTGTACTACTACAAGGACGACGGCTTCACCATCAACCCGCACGTGTTCTTCTTCGGCACCGACAGCTCCCAATACGGTTTCGGCGCCGAGGCCAAGGCCGCCTACACGCAACTCGACTGGCACGCCACCGAGCAGCTCACGCTGAGCGCAGGCCTGCGCCACACGAAAGAGGACAAGGACGGCTGGCGCTACAAGGAGGCGTCCATCCCCAGCCAACGCATTCCGTTCGGGAAGGCCAGCAAGTCCTTCTCCGACACCACGCCGATGCTGAGCGCCGCCTACGCATTCAGCGACGACCTGAACGTCTACCTGAAGTACTCCGAAGGCTTCAAGAGCGGCGGCTTCCAGGGCGAGGCGGCCAGCCTGGACGAGGCGCTGAATCACCCCTACAAGCCGGAACAGCAGAAGACCTGGGAACTCGGTGCCAAGTCGACCCTGCTCGACGGCACGCTGCAGTTGAACGCCGCGCTCTTCCAGAACACCATTGAAGACATGCACGTCACGCAGTTCTCCGGACTGCCCGGCATCTCGTACGTGCGCAACGCAGGCGAAGCGACGACCAAGGGCTTCGAGCTCGAGGCCACCTGGGTGCCGATCGAACAGTTGCGCCTGCAGTTCAGCTACGGCTACCTCGACGCCGAGTGGGACAAGTTCATGGAAGCACCGCGAGCCGGGCTGCCGATCAGCAACGTCGCCTCGAACCGCTCGTTCCCGCACGCCCCGGAGAACACGTTGAACCTCTCGGCCGATGCGCTGCTCGGCACGACCGAGTGGGGTGAAATCCGTGCGTTCATCGACTACAGCTACACGGAGGCCTTCTACGGCTACGCGTACCAGAAGCAGCAGATCGACCCGGCTCGAACCATTGCGAAGTACTCGCGCATCGACAACTACGGCCTGCTGAATGCACGCGTGTCGCTGTCGGAACTCACTCTGGGCGATGGTACGGGTGAGTTTTCGCTGTGGGTTCGCAACGCAACCGACGAGCGCCAGCCGACGAACTACATCGACTTCGGGCCTGGCTTCTTTGCGGGGTATCGCCTTGCGTACTACCAGGAACCACGCACCTTCGGAGCAGCGTTCAGCTTCAACTGGTAAACACCGGCCCACGGGCTTCGTGTTGCTCTGACCGGAGCCTGCAGCGGAATGCCATATTCCGTTGCAGGCTCCGGTTTTTCATTGCCTCCGGGAATCAATCTGCCGAGGTGCGCTCCTGCACCTGAGCGGCCGATTACACTGCATCCATGGACCTGCTGCTGGAAAACACCCGTTGCCGCGTACGCGTGGCGGCTGCGCACGGCGGGCGCATCGCGTCGTTGAATGTTCTGGGCGAGGAACTGCTGGTCGGCGCCAACGCCGACCCGCTGGCGTGGGGCAGCTATCCGCTGGCACCCTGGGCCGGACGATTGCGCGACGGCCGTTTCCATTTCGACGGGCGCGAGTACCGCATCGTGCAGGCCGGCGTCTCGCACCCGATGCACGGCACCGTGCTGTCGCGCGCGTGGGAGCGCATCGCAACGGACACGCTGCGCTGCGAGTTCGGACCGGACTGGCCTCTCGGCGGTTTTGCACTGCAGCGCTTCACGCTCGACGACGATTCGCTGAGCGCTCGTCTCGAACTGCACGCCGAGCACGCGAGCTATCCAGCCAGCGCGGGGTTTCACCCCTGGTTTCGCCGCCGGCTCACGCGCGGCGGGCTGCTGCGCCTGCACTGCGACGCAGCGATGCGTGCGGTGCTCGACGGCGACGGGCTGCCGACCGGTACGCTATTGCCGGCAACCAGGCGCGATGGTGACGAATGCCTCACCGCGCTGCGCCAGGATCCCTGCCTGCACTGGCCGGGGGCGCTGCGGCTCGCGATCGGCTCCAGCCATCCCTGGTGGGTGGTCTACGAAAAGCCCCAACATGCACTCTGCGTGGAACCGTGGACCGCACCGCCCGATGCGCTGAACTCACAGCCAGCCATCGTGCACCCCGGTGCACCGCTGGTACTGGAAATGCGGCTGTGCTGGCGCTCAGACGACGCTGACGAGCGCGCCTGAGCCGGCTTGCAGCACCTGCCCGATCCGTGCTGCCTGCAGAAAGCCCGCCTCGTTCAACAACACCTCGATTTCTCTGGCTGCATCGGCAGCACAACTGATCAACAGACCGCCGCTGGTCTGCGGATCACACAGCAACGCACGTCGCGTATCGCTGCAACCGGCATGCAGTGCCACCTCGGCGCCGTAGCTCTGCCAGTTGCGCGCGGATGCCCCGGTCACGAAGCCGCGCTCCGCCAGTTCGGGCACTCCGGCAATGAACGGCAGCGCCGCGTCTTCGATGCGGACGCGACAACCCGAACCGCGCGCCATCTCGAGCGCGTGCCCCAGCAAGCCGAAACCGGTGACGTCGGTCATTGCGTGCACCGCATCGAGACGCGCCAGAGCCGCCCCGATACGGTTCAGTTGCGTGGTGCAGGCGATCAGCGCGGCGTAGCCATCCGCGTCGAGCGCTCCCTTCTTCAGCGCGGCCGACAACACGCCGGTACCGAGCGGCTTTGCCAGCAGCAGTACATCGCCCGGGCGTGCGGTGTCGTTGCGCAGCAGGCGGGCAGGATGCACGACTCCGATCCCCACCAGCCCGTAGATCGGTTCCGGCGAGTCGATCGAGTGTCCACCGGCAACCGGAATTCCCGCATCGCGGCATACCGCTTCTCCACCGCGCAGGATCGCCCGGATCACCGCCGGTGGCAGCTTGTCGACCGGCATGCCGACGATCGCCAGCGCAAACAGCGGCGTGCCTCCCATCGCGTAGATGTCCGACAAGGCATTGGTCGCTGCGATGCGTCCGAAATCGAACGGATCATCGACGATCGGCATGAAGAAATCGGTGGTCGCAACGATCGCCTGCTCGTCGTTCAGGCGCCATACGGCCGCATCGTCGCTGCTCTCGTTGCCGACCAGCAGATCCGCCGGCACCAGCGAATTCAGCGCCGATTCACCGAGAATCTCGCGAAGCAGCGCCGGTGCAATCTTGCAGCCACAACCCCCGCCGTGCGCGTAACGGGTGAGTGCGACCGGTTCGTGTTCGCCAGCCACGGGGTTTTCCTCAGCTCGCGGGGTGATGGACCACGATCCGCTCGACGAGGACTCTCGATTCACGGAACTCGCTGAGCTTGTGGCCCGTCCATGCCTTGAAGGCACGCCGGAAGTTCGACACGCTGCCGTAGCCGAGGATGAAACCGATCTCCTTCGGCGTCAGGCCGGTATGCTGCAGGTACTGCACCGCAAGCTCGCAACGCGTGTCGTCAAGTATCTGCTGGTACGTGAGCCCTTCTGCCGCAAGCCGGCGCCGCAACGTGCGCGAACCGAGGTTGAAGCGTGCTGCCATATCATCGAGCGACGGAAAACAGCCCGGATTCTTGACCAGATAGTCACGGATGCGGCGCGACAGCAGATCGGTATCCTCTTTCTGCGAGACCAGCAACTGGCACTGTCGCTCGCAGAGCTTGAACACCTCGACGTTTGCCAGGCTGATCGGATCCTGCAGCCGTGCGGCGTCGAAATACACCACGTTCTGCGGCTGATCGAAGTGCATCGGACACGCGAAGCGGCGCCGGTAGGCCGACAGATCCGGCGGCTCCGGATACGCCAGCCGCAGTTCGAGCACCGGAAATTCGCGGTTGGTCAGGCTCGACGACAGCTCCATCGTGCGACTGACGAACTCCTCCACGGCGAAGCGAAACAGATCGCCCAGCATGTACGCATCGCGCATCTCGAACAGCCAGCGCCCATCACGTACCTGGCCGAGCGCACTGACGATCAGCTCGTTCAGCGAACCGTACCTGTCGAACACTTCACTCGACTGCGCCAGATTTGCAGCGCTCAGCGCCGCGTAGCCGAGGATGCCGAGGTTGCTGATCTTGAACTCCTCACCCAGCGCGATGCCGAGGTACGGATCGTCGGTGAGTTCGAGCATGTTGCGGATCACCCGCCGGAACTGGCCAGTGAGAATGCGCCGGTTGCTTTCCTGCAACTGCGTGGCGTCGAGGCCCGTGCCGTACAGCACCTCGTCGGCGCTGAATCCGCGAGCGGCCATTCGGCTCAGGTAGAATCTGAGGCGATTCGGGGTCTGCAAATGTCCAGGCATCGGTTCGATAAGGACACGCCACGGCGTAAAGACGGGGTGAACCTTAGCGCGTCAGCCTTTCGTTTGTCCAGATAAGAATCAATACTGGACCACCATCGGGTCCAGGCTGCGCCACAGATACCAGGTCGCCACCGTTCGCCAGGGCGCATGACGTGTGCCGTGCTCGCGCAGCATCTGCGCGCTCGGACGCTCGCCGCCCCGATAGAACATCCCTACCGCACGCTGCAGGCCGATGTCATCGACCGGCCAGACGTCGGGGCGACGCAGTCCGAAGATCAGGAACATTTCCGCAGTCCAGCGTCCGATCCCGCGCACCGCGATCAGCTCTGCGATCACGGCCTCGTCGTCCATGCTCTGCCAGCCCAGCGGATCGATGCGCCCGTCGTCGAAATGGCACGCGAGATCACGCAGATACTCGACCTTGCGTTGCGACAGCCCGCAGCCGTCGAGGTCGCCCGCGTCGAGCCTGGCGACCACATCAGGGCTGACGCTGGCACAGCGCGCGGCAAAACGCTCCCAGATGCTGTCGGCGGCCTTCACCGAAATCTGCTGTCCGACGATCGCGCGCGCCAACGTCTGGAACGGATCACCACGATCCGCCAGTACAGCATCCGGATAGCGTGCGATGAGACTCGCCAGAACCGGATCCTGCGCCGACAAATCGGCGCAGGCCCGCTTCCAGTAATGCGGTTGCCGTGTATTCACGCCGCGTGCTGCCGCGCCACCACGCCATCCCGCGGGTGCTTCAGTTCTGCACTTGCCAGTTGCCGTCGGCCGTACGGCAAGCCGTACCGTAGACCTTCTCGTTCTGCCCGCCGATCACCGCATCGACCGTGTATTCGCGACACGGCATGGAATCGCTGGCGTAGGTTCGCGTTGGAACTACCGTGTACCGGGTATTGCTGTCGGGGTTGCGCCATGTCGATGGCACGCCCGTGCGTACGGTTTCGAGCGTCTCGGCCGTATGGCGCCGGTCGACCTCGTCCATCGTGATTCCGACCCGGCTGCCAACGTGCGAACCCAGCAGCGTCCCGGCGATGATTGCGGCAGTGCGACCATGCCCCCCGCCAACTCGCGAACCCAGCGCACCACCCAGCAGTCCTCCGACCACCATGCCGGCAGCCTCGTTCTGACCCTGGTAGGGGGTGCAGCCAGCGAGCGCGAGCACGGCAGCGCCCAGCAAGGTAACGATATTGCGTACGATCATGCGATAGTCTCCCTGGAT is part of the Pseudomonadales bacterium genome and harbors:
- a CDS encoding aldose 1-epimerase, yielding MDLLLENTRCRVRVAAAHGGRIASLNVLGEELLVGANADPLAWGSYPLAPWAGRLRDGRFHFDGREYRIVQAGVSHPMHGTVLSRAWERIATDTLRCEFGPDWPLGGFALQRFTLDDDSLSARLELHAEHASYPASAGFHPWFRRRLTRGGLLRLHCDAAMRAVLDGDGLPTGTLLPATRRDGDECLTALRQDPCLHWPGALRLAIGSSHPWWVVYEKPQHALCVEPWTAPPDALNSQPAIVHPGAPLVLEMRLCWRSDDADERA
- a CDS encoding AraC family transcriptional regulator, with translation MAARGFSADEVLYGTGLDATQLQESNRRILTGQFRRVIRNMLELTDDPYLGIALGEEFKISNLGILGYAALSAANLAQSSEVFDRYGSLNELIVSALGQVRDGRWLFEMRDAYMLGDLFRFAVEEFVSRTMELSSSLTNREFPVLELRLAYPEPPDLSAYRRRFACPMHFDQPQNVVYFDAARLQDPISLANVEVFKLCERQCQLLVSQKEDTDLLSRRIRDYLVKNPGCFPSLDDMAARFNLGSRTLRRRLAAEGLTYQQILDDTRCELAVQYLQHTGLTPKEIGFILGYGSVSNFRRAFKAWTGHKLSEFRESRVLVERIVVHHPAS
- the selD gene encoding selenide, water dikinase SelD gives rise to the protein MNRESSSSGSWSITPRAEENPVAGEHEPVALTRYAHGGGCGCKIAPALLREILGESALNSLVPADLLVGNESSDDAAVWRLNDEQAIVATTDFFMPIVDDPFDFGRIAATNALSDIYAMGGTPLFALAIVGMPVDKLPPAVIRAILRGGEAVCRDAGIPVAGGHSIDSPEPIYGLVGIGVVHPARLLRNDTARPGDVLLLAKPLGTGVLSAALKKGALDADGYAALIACTTQLNRIGAALARLDAVHAMTDVTGFGLLGHALEMARGSGCRVRIEDAALPFIAGVPELAERGFVTGASARNWQSYGAEVALHAGCSDTRRALLCDPQTSGGLLISCAADAAREIEVLLNEAGFLQAARIGQVLQAGSGALVSVV
- a CDS encoding TonB-dependent receptor, coding for MKTTRQPNLQKTGIAALIGAALAASVPGLALAQDKTAIEEVIVTAQKREERLQDVPIAISAITKAQIEERGIDDILDLKALAPNLMISKYPNSNVVSQVAIRGGVTVNAAMYWEPSTGMYLDGVYLGKSVGSVFDVVDLERIEVLRGPQGTLYGRNTMAGAVNLITKKPSGEFGGSVKLELGNYGYHTERVSIDLPKMGIVRASFAVRSEKRDGLVKLSHSSPGSELDSRDKLGARLALGFDIADNFTAEYSYDYTDVDQTPPHSQLYYVGPSAVPALSQAAQFAATKRRGKVATNWPGYETLELKGHALTLTWQIDEHNTLKSISAYRDLKNDDSVDLDGTRLTIATANRYSDYDQKSQELQLVGDVANLNYVVGLYYYKDDGFTINPHVFFFGTDSSQYGFGAEAKAAYTQLDWHATEQLTLSAGLRHTKEDKDGWRYKEASIPSQRIPFGKASKSFSDTTPMLSAAYAFSDDLNVYLKYSEGFKSGGFQGEAASLDEALNHPYKPEQQKTWELGAKSTLLDGTLQLNAALFQNTIEDMHVTQFSGLPGISYVRNAGEATTKGFELEATWVPIEQLRLQFSYGYLDAEWDKFMEAPRAGLPISNVASNRSFPHAPENTLNLSADALLGTTEWGEIRAFIDYSYTEAFYGYAYQKQQIDPARTIAKYSRIDNYGLLNARVSLSELTLGDGTGEFSLWVRNATDERQPTNYIDFGPGFFAGYRLAYYQEPRTFGAAFSFNW
- a CDS encoding DNA-3-methyladenine glycosylase 2 family protein, coding for MNTRQPHYWKRACADLSAQDPVLASLIARYPDAVLADRGDPFQTLARAIVGQQISVKAADSIWERFAARCASVSPDVVARLDAGDLDGCGLSQRKVEYLRDLACHFDDGRIDPLGWQSMDDEAVIAELIAVRGIGRWTAEMFLIFGLRRPDVWPVDDIGLQRAVGMFYRGGERPSAQMLREHGTRHAPWRTVATWYLWRSLDPMVVQY